The Bacillus sp. FJAT-27916 genomic interval CCGCAAGCGGATAATCCTCGGATACCCCTGCAGCACCCAGACCTTGCATGGCGCGGTCAATGACACGAAGGGCCATACTCGGCGCCACGACCTTAATCATTGCAATCTCCTTCTTGGCTTCCTTATTGCCGACCGTATCCATCATATAGGCTGCCTTCAACGTCAATAGACGCGCCTGTTCAATCTCTATACGGCTGTCTGCAATCCACTCTTGAATCACACCTTGATTAGCAAGCGGCTTCCCAAAAGCAACTCTCTTGTGTATGCGCTTACATAAAACTTCAAGCGCTCTCTCTGCCGCACCAATTAATCTCATACAATGATGGATTCTCCCGGGTCCAAGCCTGCCTTGTGCAATGGCAAACCCTTTGCCTTCATCCCAAATCATATTCTCAAGCGGAACCCTCACATTGTCATAAGTGATTTCCGCATGGCCGTGCGGTGCATGATCATAACCGAAAACAGGCAGGAGTCGTTCAATCTTGACGCCTGGTGTATTCAGCGGCACTAGAATCATCGACTGCTGCTCATGCCTGTCAGCTGTTCGGTCTGTCTTCCCCATCACAATCGCAATCTCACAGCGCGGATCACCGGCTCCAGATGACCACCATTTCCGGCCGTTAATGACATACTCATCCCTGTCCCTAATGATACTTGCCTCAATATTCGTGGCATCAGAGGACGCGACATCAGGCTCAGTCATCGAGAAGCAGGAGCGAATCTCCCCATTAAGCAACGGCTTCAGCCATCTCTCCTTTTGTTCAGGCGTGCCATAACGTTCAAGCACC includes:
- a CDS encoding acyl-CoA dehydrogenase family protein; its protein translation is MNFSYSNKVKELEQKLTRFMEENVYPSETLYEQQLNQQETRFSRIPPIMEELKEKAKAEGLWNLFLPESEQGAGLTNLEYAPLCEIMGRSLIGPEVFNCNAPDTGNMEVLERYGTPEQKERWLKPLLNGEIRSCFSMTEPDVASSDATNIEASIIRDRDEYVINGRKWWSSGAGDPRCEIAIVMGKTDRTADRHEQQSMILVPLNTPGVKIERLLPVFGYDHAPHGHAEITYDNVRVPLENMIWDEGKGFAIAQGRLGPGRIHHCMRLIGAAERALEVLCKRIHKRVAFGKPLANQGVIQEWIADSRIEIEQARLLTLKAAYMMDTVGNKEAKKEIAMIKVVAPSMALRVIDRAMQGLGAAGVSEDYPLAAQWANARTLRLADGPDEVHRAQLARLELKKYKEEAGIRR